A genome region from Mycolicibacterium litorale includes the following:
- a CDS encoding N-acyl homoserine lactonase family protein, translating to MATLVGPSGVRRIILLTLGWEDLPKSVSVHGASAAEQLREPVPGVLLQTEGGWVLLDTGFNTALIRDPYLSKRFYPTVEYRPVLPGPGEPIEQRLAEVGVDIDDIHVVAVSHLHVDHAGGLKLFAGRVPVHAQRRELEYGLSNHPDPEQHAIFRIDFDDPRIDWRLADGEAEIAPGITAVPTYGHTPGHQSFVVQLDSSVGGDGFVFAFDAADLTENIEHERAIGGFIDVDPEETVEPIRRLKKLAADKGFPLIPGHDPHVWPELTQHFHERFGPVS from the coding sequence ATGGCGACCCTCGTCGGACCCAGCGGGGTGCGGCGCATCATCCTGCTGACGCTCGGCTGGGAGGACCTCCCGAAATCGGTCAGCGTGCACGGCGCATCGGCGGCCGAACAGTTGCGCGAACCGGTGCCCGGTGTGCTGCTGCAGACCGAGGGCGGCTGGGTACTGCTGGACACCGGGTTCAACACGGCGCTGATCCGGGATCCCTACCTGTCCAAGCGCTTCTATCCGACGGTGGAGTACCGTCCGGTGCTGCCCGGCCCCGGCGAGCCGATCGAACAGCGGCTCGCCGAGGTCGGGGTGGACATCGACGACATCCACGTCGTGGCCGTCAGCCATCTGCACGTCGACCACGCCGGCGGCCTGAAGCTGTTCGCCGGCCGGGTGCCGGTGCACGCGCAGCGCCGGGAGCTGGAATACGGTCTGTCGAATCACCCGGACCCGGAGCAGCACGCCATCTTCCGGATCGACTTCGACGATCCGCGTATCGACTGGCGGCTGGCCGACGGGGAAGCGGAGATCGCGCCGGGGATCACCGCGGTGCCCACCTACGGTCACACCCCGGGTCATCAGAGCTTCGTCGTGCAGCTCGACTCCTCGGTCGGCGGTGACGGGTTCGTCTTCGCGTTCGACGCCGCCGACCTCACGGAGAACATCGAGCACGAACGGGCGATCGGCGGGTTCATCGACGTCGATCCCGAGGAGACCGTCGAACCGATCCGGCGGCTCAAGAAGTTGGCCGCCGACAAGGGTTTCCCGCTCATCCCGGGCCACGATCCGCACGTGTGGCCGGAACTGACCCAGCACTTCCACGAGCGGTTCGGTCCGGTGTCGTGA
- a CDS encoding isopenicillin N synthase family dioxygenase produces MSGATSFTSVPIVDISGLRSTDPAEQERVAADLGAAARDVGFFYLSGSGVDESLFDRMLAATKQFFALPLEEKMRSYIGLSRCHRGYVPVGEEGVADQANPDLKEAFDTALDLPADDPDHLAGNPMLGPNTWPDLPGFAESVTAYYTAVLEVGQRLLRAFAIALGEDPDVFSRHATKTPSQLRLVHYPFNPDAEDRMGIGAHTDYECFTLLKPTAPGLEVLNGAGEWIDVPPVPGTFVVNVGDMLELWTNGTFVATSHRVRKVKEERYSFPLFFNVDYDTEVKPLPQFAPRDDRPRPPLRAGEHLFAQTAQSFAYLRRRLESGELVLPEGSMELGQFGQQALQGTTS; encoded by the coding sequence GTGAGCGGAGCAACGTCATTCACCTCCGTGCCGATCGTCGACATCAGCGGACTGCGCTCGACCGACCCGGCGGAGCAGGAACGCGTGGCGGCCGACCTCGGCGCCGCGGCGCGCGACGTCGGCTTCTTCTACCTCAGCGGATCGGGTGTGGACGAGTCGCTCTTCGACCGGATGCTCGCTGCGACGAAGCAGTTCTTCGCGCTGCCGCTGGAGGAGAAGATGCGCAGCTACATCGGCCTGTCCCGGTGTCACCGCGGATATGTGCCGGTCGGCGAGGAAGGCGTCGCCGATCAGGCGAACCCGGACCTCAAGGAGGCGTTCGACACCGCGCTGGACCTGCCGGCCGACGACCCGGACCACCTGGCCGGCAACCCGATGCTGGGCCCGAACACCTGGCCGGACCTGCCGGGGTTCGCCGAATCGGTCACCGCCTACTACACCGCGGTGCTCGAGGTCGGACAGCGGCTGCTGCGGGCGTTCGCGATCGCGCTGGGCGAGGACCCGGACGTGTTCTCCCGTCATGCGACGAAGACGCCGAGCCAACTGCGCCTCGTGCACTACCCCTTCAACCCGGACGCCGAAGACCGGATGGGTATCGGCGCGCACACCGACTACGAGTGCTTCACCCTGCTCAAACCCACCGCACCCGGCCTCGAGGTGCTCAACGGCGCCGGGGAGTGGATCGACGTGCCCCCGGTGCCCGGCACGTTCGTGGTCAACGTCGGCGACATGCTGGAACTGTGGACCAACGGCACCTTCGTCGCCACCAGCCACCGGGTACGCAAGGTCAAAGAGGAGCGGTATTCGTTCCCGCTGTTCTTCAACGTCGACTACGACACCGAGGTGAAGCCGTTACCGCAGTTCGCGCCGCGCGACGACCGGCCGCGGCCCCCGTTGCGGGCCGGTGAGCACCTGTTCGCCCAGACCGCACAGTCGTTCGCGTATCTGCGGCGCCGCCTCGAGAGCGGGGAATTGGTGCTGCCCGAGGGCTCGATGGAACTCGGCC